The Tamandua tetradactyla isolate mTamTet1 chromosome 18, mTamTet1.pri, whole genome shotgun sequence genome contains a region encoding:
- the INO80C gene encoding INO80 complex subunit C isoform X4 yields the protein MEAMNENKTVSSDFSTGPVERATKPLPFKDPNFVHSGHGGAVAGKKNRTWKNLKQILASERALPWQLNDPNYFSIDAPPSFKPAKKYSDVSGLLANYTDPQSKLRFSTIEEFSYIRRLPSDVVTGYLALRKATSIVP from the exons ATGGAAGCCATGAATGAGAATAAAACGGTGTCCTCAGATTTTAGCACAGGACCTGTGGAAAGAGCTACCAAACCTTTGCCTTTTAAGGATCCCAACTTTGTG CATTCTGGCCATGGTGGAGCTGTAGCTGGCAAGAagaacagaacctggaagaaccTGAAACAAATTCTTGCTTCTGAAAGGGCATTGCCGTGGCAACTGAACGACCCTAACT acTTCAGTATTGATGCTCCTCCGTCCTTTAAACCAGCCAAAAAATATTCTGATGTTTCAGGCCTTCTC GCCAACTACACGGACCCCCAGAGCAAGCTGCGGTTCAGCACCATCGAGGAGTTCTCCTACATCCGGAGGCTGCCGTCGGACGTGGTCACCGGCTACCTGGCTCTGAGGAAGGCCACCAGCATCGTCCCCTGA